One region of Gopherus evgoodei ecotype Sinaloan lineage chromosome 16, rGopEvg1_v1.p, whole genome shotgun sequence genomic DNA includes:
- the BARHL1 gene encoding barH-like 1 homeobox protein, with product MEGSNGFGIDSILSHRAGSPAVPKGDPLMGDCRSPLELSPGSEVSSGCPSPHSPGKDCLEAVAPRQGVAVGLESHLQPGQGSAPSQSRTVTSSFLIRDILADCKPLAACAPYSSTNGQSGQEPAGRIPAKPGEDFREKMDKSSSNASSDSEYKVKEGDREISSSRDSPPVRLKKPRKARTAFTDHQLAQLERSFERQKYLSVQDRMELAASLNLTDTQVKTWYQNRRTKWKRQTAVGLELLAEAGNYSALQRMFPSPYFYPQSLVSNLDPGAALYLYRGPSAPPPALQRPLVPRILIHGLQGGSEPPPPLPPLAGVLPRAAQPR from the exons ATGGAAGGCTCCAACGGCTTTGGGATCGACTCCATCCTGTCCCACCGAGCGGGGAGCCCGGCGGTGCCCAAAGGAGACCCTCTGATGGGGGATTGCAGGTCCCCCCTGGAACTAAGTCCCGGCTCCGAAGTCAGCAGCGGCTGCCCGTCTCCCCATTCGCCCGGGAAGGACTGCCTGGAGGCGGTGGCCCCCCGGCAAGGGGTGGCCGTGGGTTTGGAATCTCACCTCCAGCCGGGGCAGGGCTCGGCTCCTTCCCAATCCAGAACAGTGACCTCGTCTTTCCTAATCAGGGACATCCTAGCCGATTGCAAGCCCCTGGCAGCCTGCGCGCCTTACTCCAGCACCAATGGACAGAGCGGCCAGGAGCCGGCGGGGCGAATCCCTGCCAAACCCGGGGAGGACTTTCGAGAGAAAATGGACAAAAGTAGCAGCAACGCCTCGTCCGACTCGGAGTACAAAG tGAAAGAAGGGGACCGAGAAATCTCCAGCTCCAGAGACAGCCCACCGGTGAGGCTGAAAAAGCCCCGCAAAGCCCGCACCGCCTTCACCGATCACCAGCTGGCGCAGCTGGAGCGGAGCTTTGAGAGGCAGAAATATCTGAGCGTGCAGGACAGGATGGAGCTGGCGGCCTCCCTCAACCTCACTGACACCCAAGTGAAAACGTGGTACCAGAACAGGAG gacCAAGTGGAAGAGGCAGACAGCGGTGGGACTGGAGCTACTGGCAGAAGCTGGAAATTATTCGGCCCTCCAGCGAATGTTCCCATCTCCCTATTTCTACCCGCAGAGCTTGGTCTCCAACCTGGATCCGGGAGCGGCCCTCTATCTGTACCGGGgccccagcgcccctcccccggcTTTGCAGAGACCTTTGGTACCCAGGATCCTCATTCACGGACTGCAGGGGGGTAGCGAGCCGCCCCCACCTTTGCCCCCCCTGGCAGGCGTCCTTCCGCGAGCGGCTCAACCGCGGTGA